The genomic stretch TTCGTGGCCACTGCGGCACCAATAGCCACCACAGTTGCCGTGATATTCCTCTATCGAATGCTCGGCTGGCCATCACTGTTCGGGGTCTCTGCACTTCTATGCCTGTCTCCTCTCCCTGCCTTGGCCTCACGAAGGGTCTCACGCATTCAGAGATCGGTTATGCGGGCTACAGATGTTCGACTTTCTAAAATATCCGAGTACTTGAACTCCATACGTACACTGAAGTATTTTGGTTGGGAGCATGCTGCAATGGAATCTATCAACGAAGCTCGAGGCGTGGAACAACGCCGCCTGTGGAAACGGAGTGTTTATGCTGCTGCAATCTCAATGGCTGGCGATCTGTTACCAATGATGAGCTTGCTTGTCATGTTCTCCGTCTTTGTGCTCTTCACAAATGACACTTTGCGAGCTGCAACCGCCTTCACATCCCTGTCTATCATGGAGACCTTGCGATCCCAATTCGTCTGGCTGTCAAATATTAGCAAGGCTTCAGCCCAAGGAGCAGAATCGCTGCGGCGAGTCGACCGCTTTTTCGATACAGCAAGGGAAATCCAACATCACCCCGAAGGACCGTTGGAGCTCAAGAACGCAACATTTCGCCGGACCCCTATTGCTGCTTTCAGATTGCACGATGTCTCGGTTCGCTTCAGACCTCGCGCTCTTAACGTGGTGACCGGTCCCACCGGAAGTGGAAAGACTTCTTTATTACTTTCTTTGCTGGGAGAAACTGTACTCGAATCTGGAACCGCCTCATGCCCACGAGACGTAGCGTATGTACCACAAGCTCCTTGGCTTCAGAATGACACTATTCGGGACAAcatcaccttcttcagcCCATTTGACAAAGCCCGCTACAACACAGTTATCGAAGCAAGCGGTTTGGCTCCAGACCTCCGACAGCTTCCAGCGGGAGATCTTACTGTCGTGGGTGAAAAGGGCACATCACTTTCCGGTGGCCAAAAACAACGAGTATCCTTGGCGAGGGCGCTATATTCGCAATCCTCCACACTCCTGCTGGATGATATCTTCTCTGCGCTTGACACTCACACCACTACATTGGTTTACGACAAATGCTTTCGTAGTGGCTTGCTCTCCGACAGAACGGTTGTTCTTATCACGCATTATCCGGCCGCGCTGCAGGATGCGGAACTGCATGTTCGGCTCGATCATGGCAAGGCATCTACTGTAGAAACACCTTCGAGCCTCCCTCAAGCCCTTCTACAGCGTACGCGCTGCAGTACACCCGCAACAAGCACGGATTCGTTATCCTTAGGTAACCCCCTGATAGTAGAAGAACCCCTTGATGTTCCTTCAGAGCCTACAACCACCATTGCCCCTGCACATGAGCAACAAAGTCCACAGGTATCGCGCATAGCAAAGGAAACATCAGCTACTGGACGTGTGCCGCGCACTTTAGGTAGGTTACACCCCGTAAACTTCTCAAAGCACGCCTAACCATTTTCTCAAGCCTTACAATACATCCTCTTATTCGGCGGGCCTTGCTACGCGCTTCTAGCAATGGCTGTGACTATCGCAGTGCAACTTGCTTACTTTGCGATCACCTACTGGCTTTCTATTTGGATGCGTGCCTACGAGGAGTACGAGAATGCAAATTCCCTTTACTATTTAGGGGTCTACGCCGCATCaatcatcctcttcttgttGCTACAGCTAAGTGGTAACCTCCTCTATCAGTACGGGAGCTGGTCAGCTGCAAAAAAGATGCACAGGCGATTGGTGACAGCGGTTCTGTCTGCCCCCATTTCCTGGTTCGACCAGAATCCAATCGGACGATTGATTAACCGGTTTGGAAATGACACACGGTCGCTAGACACAGTTCTGATAGACTGGCTGCGGATGTCCATTGAGAACGGGTTGCGGTTCTTGCTTCGCATTGCCAGTGTTGCCTCTATCATGCCTATATTTGCTCTTCCGGCAGCTGTTATATGCACGGTTGGGTTCATCATCGGAGAGATGTACACTCGCACTCAGGTCTCCATCAAGCGGCTGACATCCATCAACTACTCTCCAGTGTTTTCACATTTTACCGATTCTCTGTCTGGCCTGTGCGTGATTCGTGCCCGCAAGGATATGGATCTCGTGTTCCAGAGGCTCCTCGCCGAGAAACTAGCTGTTCATGCTCGCTCCGCGGAAACACAGTATAACTGCAACCGTTGGATATCCGTCCGATCGGATCTCTGTGCCGCATCTGTTGCAGCCGCGGCCGGCTGCGTGGCCTACTTTTGGTCTGGACCAGCCGGGCTGGTTGGTTTCTCATTGACCAATGCCATCGGTCTCAGCCAGAATATCCTGAACCTTGTGCGGACAATGAACGAGCTGGAAGTCGAGCTGAACTGTTTCCAACGGGTGCGTGAATACGCAGATATCGAACCTGAGGAACACCTGAGTGAAGACCACGCAAAATCCTTAGTCGTCCCAGCCAGCTGGCCTACATCCGGCCGTGTCGAGTTTCATAACGTCACCGCGCGATACCAGGAAGACGGCCCCGACGTCCTACGCAATGTGTCTTTCGTCGCGAATCCAGGGGAGCGCATTGGCCTCGTCGGTCGAACAGGAAGTGGCAAAAGCACCCTTGGACTATCGTTATTACGATTTGTGAACATCGCCTCTGGTCAGATAACCATCGATGGAGTCGACATCACCAAGATCCTCCTCAACCGACTTCGCACCAGCGTAACCTTGATCCCGCAAGAACCAGTCCTTTTTTCGGGGGACGTCCACTCGAACCTCGACCCATTCGGCGAGTCCAGCGAAACAGAACTTGCCTCCGCCCTGGCAGCCTGCACCTCCATCCATGTCCCTGACAGCAGCGACCAGGCAGACCACGCCCATCCCGCCAAAACGGCCCGTCCTCTCGCCCTGGATACGCCTGTGGCGGCTAACGGCGAGAACTTCAGCCAGGGCCAGCGTCAGGTGCTCAGTCTCGCCCGGGCCATGTGTCGACGGTCAAAGGTCGTGCTGCTGGACGAGGCGACGGCATCCGTTGACCATGAGACGGATATGCATATGCAGCGTGTCCTGAGGGAGATGTTCCCTGATTGCACTATTATCGCTATCGCGCATCGGCTGAGGACCATTATGGACTATGATCGGGTGCTTGTTATGGCCGATGGGGAGATTATTGAGTATGTTCCTTCCTCGATCTATTAATCAAACTGAGTGATTTGTAGTATTGTGCTGATACTAACGGACACAATAGGAACGATACGCCCGCCAACCTTGTCAAGAAAGAAGGCATCTTCTGGGATATGTTGCGCAATACGGGCGAGTATGATGAGCTTGTTCAGATGATTGAGACAAAGCCTTCTACTTCGTGAAGCACAGTTACCGTAAAATAGAACAACGATGCTGATGAGATCGTTGACGGAGGAACTAGCATGTCTTGGTTTACACCATTCCTACACAGTCACGTTTGAATCACCATGAAATTGCATATAGAATGAATCTATCATAAGCAGTACTCTCTCTTCATATCTTTCTAGCAAACCACATCATTACATCAAAATAGAACTATCCCAATCTATTGCGGCGCAATCAACTGCTCCTCCTTAGGCCACTTGAAAAGCACAGCCTTCTCCCCCGTGAGCGTAAATCCCAAAACCACCTCCCTCTCATTATTCAACGCCACTTCATACCGTCCAGGATACAACACCCGattcccctcctcatcagtcCGAGCCAGACTATCCACCGTCACCGGAATAACCATAGTCTTCGCCGACCCAGGCTCGACAGCACTCAACCGATCAAACCCAACCAGCCACTTATTAGGATGCGGCGCCGGCCCAGCAGTCGTATTCACAAACGCCATGGCAGTATAATCCGACACCCTGTCTCCAGTATTCTTCACGTCGACCGTAAAATTCAACAACGGCATCTGCTCCACCAGCTTATACCCAAGATGCGGGCGTCCCAGAACCTCATCGATATTAAACGACGTCCGATTCTTAGTCCCACTACTcgcagaagcagaagcagtGAAATTAGTATAAAACAGCCCATGTCCAAACTCATAAACCGGCGTCCCGGTATACCACATATAAGTTTGTCCTGGATTCGACCCATTCGGTCTCAGATTCATATCAATAGCCGGGAACACCTCGGCGTACTCAGCCGGATACTGCGTCGTAACTAGCCGAGCCGCGGGGGCCCGTTTCCCCGTGATGATATCGGCCAGGGCCTGTCCACCCGACTGACCCGGGTATCCGCCCCAAATCAAGGCGTTGAcgttcttgttgttcttcagggCGGAGGAGTCGACCTGCCCGCCGCCCATTTGGAGGACGATGAGGGGTTTGCCTAGGTCCGCGAGCTTGGTTATTAGGGAGAGTTGGTTGGAGGGCCAGGTTATGTTGCTGCGGTCTTGGGCTTCGGTTTCGAGGGTGTTGTCGATGCCGCCGGCGAAGATGATTAGGTCTGCTTCTTTGGCGGTGGTGAGGGCGGTGGATTGGGAGGTGGAGTCCGGGTCGGTGGTTGTGTTTGTGCCGATGGTGTAGGTGATTTTGTATTCTGAGTCTTGGAAGGCTTGCAGCGGGCTGATTAGGTAGGGGGCTGGGCCGTAGTAATTGCCTAGCATTTGGGTGGTTGCGTTTGCCCAGGGGCCGATTAGGGCGATGGTTTTTGTGGAGGAACTGGTGGAGGTAAGGGGGAGGATGCCGTCGTTTTTGAGCAGGACGATGCTTTGGGCGGCGGCTTCGTAGGAGAGGTTTTGGGCGTTGGTGGACACCACGTCGGACCAGGTTATGTTGCGGTATGGACTGGTTTTGCCGTCGAAGTAGCCTGCGCGGATGAGGCTGGCGTAGAGACGGGTGACGCCGCGTTCGAGGTCTTGTCGGGAGACTTCCTGGTCGTGGAAGGATTCTTGGAAGTGGCGTGGGTAGGAGACGCCGCAGTCGATGTCGGTTCCTGCGCGGATGGAGTCTGCGGCGGCGGATGATTCGTTGGTGGCGTAGCCGTGCGGGTTGAAGACGTTGTAGACTGCGCCGCAGTCGCCGGAGACGTAGCCGTCTTCGACGAAGTCGAAGGTGTCGCGGAGGAGGGTttgcaggaagaaggagttggAGCAGCTGGGGACGCCGTTGACGGCGTTGTAGGAGCACATCACGCTGTGGACTTTGGCGTCTCGCGAGGCGACGAGGAATTGGGGGGTGTAGTATTCGGCCAGGTCTTGTTGGGTGATTTGCATGTCGTTACCGAGCCGGGAGTGGTTGTCCCAGTTCTCGATATCGTAGCCGGCGTAGTGCTTCGCTGTTGCGATGAGTTTGAGAGGGTTGGCGTCGACGCCGCCCTGGATGCCGGTGATGTATTCGTATGCGTAGGTGGAGGCGAGGCAGTAGGCGTCTTCGCCTGGGGTTTCCTGGCCGCGGCCCCAAACTGGGTGGCGGAAGGTATTGATGTTGGGAGAGTAGACGTCGAGTCCGTAGCGGCCGGCGTTCATGAAGGCACGGCCTTgcgtggagatgatggtggcgATCTGGTGAATTAGGGTGCGGTTGAGGGCAGCCATTGTCGAGATCGGCTGCGGGAAGGACGTGGACCAGCTGAAGCCACCGGCATCGCTGAAATCGGCATGGGCGACACCGTGGAGAGCTTCATTCCACACCTGATACGCGGGCAGGCCGATTCTAGGGGCACCATGGCCGGTGTTGGCGGTGTTGTTCACCAGCTCCTCGAAGGTCAGGAGGGAGACGAGGGCAGCAGCTCGATCATGGGGTTTTGCCGAAGTATCGCAGACCAGAGTCTTGCTCAAGGGACCGCTTTCGCAGTCTGGGAATGAGGTACCACCGGTCTCCAGACATTCAGAGAAGAGGTCTGGGTTCGCTTCGATATTGTAGTCGACGTAGCTTTGGTTTGCTTGACCAAGAGCGGTCGGCAACAAGGCCGCCAGGACGGCGACGATGGACGCTGCACCAGGCATAATGGCAATTGTCGGTGGTCCAGTGCTGGAGCTGTCTTTTCGTCTGGTACCCTGGCAGTGGGCTCGGATTTATAGCAATGGGCAATTGCATTCTGCATGGCAAGGGAGTTCGCTGCGTTCCTTGAGCTGTGTACGTCATCTATCTCTGGATAAAAAGTCGGCATTGCCGCAGCATCTCCAACATTTTGACTTCACCCCCACAGATGAAGTCCCGAATCGAGAAAGTCCCGCAGCCGATCACCTCCTCCGACGCGGGGATTTTCCGATATATGCTGAACCACCCAATCCATTCAGGCTGAATTGCAGGGTTCTGCACGATGGGCCCGAGTCGGGCCATAGAATCCGGGCCATGCCGAGATCATGGTCCCTTCTAGGCGGAGTTTTAGAGAGACATCCAAGGCAGGATATTCTTCGGGTGACGCTGATCAATTGGCAATGCTTAGTCTGTCTTTAGCCTGAAAGATACACAGGCAAGCTTCATAACAGATTCATAGAGTAATAGTACGCCTTGTGTGGACAGCGTTTGTTTCCTAATCACTTCAGCCTCGGGTAATAAGTCATTCCATTTGCCGGATTTAAGCCCAGCGTCGGTAACTATTCAAGAAACGCTTTGTAAGCAAGCCTCTCGTAAAACACTTTTTCATAAAAAATACTAAAGGCTTATATCCCCTTGCATGGAATCTAGATTCATTGCAACTACTTGCACGTAATCTCTCCACACCACGCGCAATTAACAGCGTAACTTGTAAATGGGAAGATTGATCGCTAACGTTGGTTAGTACCCCACGATAGGTCCGTCAGAAATATATGGACGTCGCTGCTAAGCTTTTGGCTGTAAATAACCTCTCCGTATAAGACCGCACGGACACCTCTCCTCTGGCTCATCAGGGAGATGTTGCTATTCGTTGCGGATGCTGTTGCGCTCAAACCGTCGGCGCAATTTCCCCCGAAACCCGAGCCTCTCAATGTTGAAGCATTCTTAGCTATTACATGAAGGACCCTTCGGATATAAAGGCTGGTCATTAAAACACATTTACGAGGTGGATCGGATCTGGATGGGGTACTGCGTAGGATTTTATGGTTTCCCATATGGTCCACCGATGGGGAAATAGTCTGCCTCTTAATAAACCATGGATCATAGTCCATTTCTATGAGAAGCTAACCTGGAAACTAAGGTAGACCCTCCAGACCACTGTTCAACTCTACAGTCAACTCTCTTTTGAGTATAATCATTCTTTAAAATGTAAAAGTGATACAGAAGTATTTTTATTAGTTACTATTACAGGACATCATGATAATAAATCACCTTCTTTAGACGCTTTTCAATGTCGTGTGCAAGGGGGATCCACtacacatacataccctAAATTTGCAATCACCTTACATCAATAGAAGAGTCTAGGTCGACAGCAGAACATTGGGGAAAGTAATGCGCGTTAATGCATAACTGCACTGTACTACATACACAAAACCGCAAGGTACAGACCGGCTTA from Aspergillus oryzae RIB40 DNA, chromosome 1 encodes the following:
- a CDS encoding putative ABC multidrug transporter (multidrug resistance-associated protein/mitoxantrone resistance protein, ABC superfamily) yields the protein MNELEVELNCFQRVREYADIEPEEHLSEDHAKSLVVPASWPTSGRVEFHNVTARYQEDGPDVLRNVSFVANPGERIGLVGRTGSGKSTLGLSLLRFVNIASGQITIDGVDITKILLNRLRTSVTLIPQEPVLFSGDVHSNLDPFGESSETELASALAACTSIHVPDSSDQADHAHPAKTARPLALDTPVAANGENFSQGQRQVLSLARAMCRRSKVVLLDEATASVDHETDMHMQRVLREMFPDCTIIAIAHRLRTIMDYDRVLVMADGEIIENDTPANLVKKEGIFWDMLRNTGEYDELVQMIETKPSTS
- the xlnD gene encoding beta-xylosidase XylA (beta-glucosidase-related glycosidases); amino-acid sequence: MPGAASIVAVLAALLPTALGQANQSYVDYNIEANPDLFSECLETGGTSFPDCESGPLSKTLVCDTSAKPHDRAAALVSLLTFEELVNNTANTGHGAPRIGLPAYQVWNEALHGVAHADFSDAGGFSWSTSFPQPISTMAALNRTLIHQIATIISTQGRAFMNAGRYGLDVYSPNINTFRHPVWGRGQETPGEDAYCLASTYAYEYITGIQGGVDANPLKLIATAKHYAGYDIENWDNHSRLGNDMQITQQDLAEYYTPQFLVASRDAKVHSVMCSYNAVNGVPSCSNSFFLQTLLRDTFDFVEDGYVSGDCGAVYNVFNPHGYATNESSAAADSIRAGTDIDCGVSYPRHFQESFHDQEVSRQDLERGVTRLYASLIRAGYFDGKTSPYRNITWSDVVSTNAQNLSYEAAAQSIVLLKNDGILPLTSTSSSTKTIALIGPWANATTQMLGNYYGPAPYLISPLQAFQDSEYKITYTIGTNTTTDPDSTSQSTALTTAKEADLIIFAGGIDNTLETEAQDRSNITWPSNQLSLITKLADLGKPLIVLQMGGGQVDSSALKNNKNVNALIWGGYPGQSGGQALADIITGKRAPAARLVTTQYPAEYAEVFPAIDMNLRPNGSNPGQTYMWYTGTPVYEFGHGLFYTNFTASASASSGTKNRTSFNIDEVLGRPHLGYKLVEQMPLLNFTVDVKNTGDRVSDYTAMAFVNTTAGPAPHPNKWLVGFDRLSAVEPGSAKTMVIPVTVDSLARTDEEGNRVLYPGRYEVALNNEREVVLGFTLTGEKAVLFKWPKEEQLIAPQ